One genomic region from Lineus longissimus chromosome 6, tnLinLong1.2, whole genome shotgun sequence encodes:
- the LOC135489831 gene encoding uncharacterized protein LOC135489831 — protein MVMPLLTVGSLTNHFSCYEYLWKQCEEKSDVCDVTIKFDGGEKFKVHWCVLLQCPYFKGLYGSGMQEKMSSILELNIVPPEIAKLALKFMYLRSIKATQDQFGDLLKVADYIHLDALRDACTRRLIRIGITEQNCLEVYSLDEMYHAKDLQTEGEAVLVSQFEKVVEGENILNISVDFLLSLLRFPALKRIRAKSFFDLILRWVEFRADRVAHFPRIFACLDLKDFPLEVLQDEVVGNQHVRNHEVCKQLVEDHLKLIGAGILDPANPEKDVILISGRDVLDHRFQRVLCYGYVIEEDHWTQLAPIPHGLQGRLAVAQGKAYMCAVNYEKELKYKTYPLPDDDKRMKVFELSPANVRKEWLHIKTESAARTYNVFSSTSSSNGTLISIGKVKNWEIRLKIYPAEYLKWCSERKTNPQIHLPEKMAVSVRLLKIQEGDQKCQISSSVVCYENTVFAYIRLDHNKERKRSHGYFFNLETKTLRKFSGGLGIWGEVLYLEGKTAYLESLGNRFSFVCDMTEMSWFQYERGLPYLPKDLIVKEHALVNHDKDMYALSLTGRKSQSTNTLYKLNREDFVWIPISVFPLHPGLKQLSCAIMKVNKVKLRCPVDCKDCQAKLKRPKRKRQQPGPAGNEPEPSDPHDPDYDDDIND, from the exons ATGGTAATGCCACTATTGACAGTGGGTTCTCTCACCAACCATTTCagttgctatgagtacctatgGAAACAGTGTGAGGAGAAGTCAGACGtttgtgatgtcacaatcaaattCGATGGCGGAGAG AAATTCAAAGTTCACTGGTGTGTTCTTCTGCAGTGTCCATATTTCAAGGGGCTGTATGGCAGTGGGATGCAGGAGAAGATGTCAT CCATTCTGGAGTTGAATATCGTCCCTCCAGAAATTGCCAAGTTGGCCCTCAAGTTCATGTACCTTCGATCCATCAAAGCAACCCAAGACCAGTTCGGCGATCTCCTAAAAGTGGCTGACTACATTCATTTGGATGCACTCAGAGATGCCTGCACCAGACGTTTGATAAGAATTGGCATAACTGAGCAGAATTGTCTTGAAGTATACTCACTGGATGAGATGTATCATGCCAAGGATCTTCAGACTGAAGGCGAAGCTGTCTTAGTTTCAcaatttgaaaaagttgtggagggcgagaatattttgaatatttctgtaGATTTTTTGCTGAGTTTGTTAAGGTTTCCTGCATTGAAACGAATTCGTGCAAAGTCATTCTTTGACTTGATATTACGATGGGTCGAATTCCGTGCTGACAGAGTTGCCCACTTCCCACGCATTTTCGCTTGTTTAGACTTGAAGGATTTCCCTCTAGAGGTGCTACAGGATGAGGTTGTAGGGAACCAGCATGTGCGCAATCATGAGGTCTGCAAGCAGTTGGTCGAGGACCACCTTAAACTGATTGGAGCTGGTATATTGGACCCAGCAAATCCTGAGAAAGATGTGATATTGATTTCAGGACGAGATGTTTTAGACCACAGATTCCAGCGTGTGTTGTGTTATGGGTATGTCATAGAGGAAGACCATTGGACACAGCTTGCTCCTATACCTCATGGTCTCCAGGGCAGATTGGCTGTTGCCCAGGGGAAGGCATACATGTGCGCTGTCAACTATGAAAAGGAGCTGAAATACAAGACTTATCCGCTCCCTGATGATGACAAAAGGATGAAAGTGTTTGAATTGTCTCCAGCCAATGTACGAAAAGAATGGTTGCATATCAAAACTGAAAGTGCTGCTAGAACGTACAATGTGTTCTCAAGTACATCCAGCAGCAACGGAACTTTGATTTCTATTGGGAAGGTCAAAAACTGGGAAATTCGCCTCAAGATCTACCCAGCAGAGTATCTAAAATGGTGCTCAGAGCGTAAAACAAACCCACAGATACACCTTCCAGAAAAGATGGCTGTTTCTGTACGTTTGTTGAAAATACAAGAAGGTGATCAAAAGTGTCAGATTTCTTCATCTGTCGTCTGCTACGAGAACACAGTGTTTGCATACATCCGATTGGATCACaacaaagagagaaagagaagcCATGGTTATTTCTTCAACTTGGAGACAAAGACTCTTCGGAAATTTTCTGGCGGTCTTGGCATTTGGGGAGAAGTGCTTTATCTGGAGGGAAAGACAGCATATTTGGAGTCATTGGGAAACCGATTCAGTTTTGTGTGTGATATGACCGAGATGTCTTGGTTCCAATACGAACGTGGCTTGCCATACCTTCCCAAGGATCTGATAGTCAAGGAGCATGCACTTGTGAACCACGATAAAGATATGTACGCATTGTCTCTCACAGGAAGGAAAAGTCAAAGCACTAACACGCTGTATAAACTGAATCGTGAGGATTTTGTATGGATTCCAATCTCAGTCTTCCCACTCCACCCAGGTCTGAAACAACTTTCTTGTGCCATCATGAAAGTGAACAAGGTTAAGTTACGGTGCCCAGTTGATTGCAAAGACTGCCAAGCAAAGCTGAAACGACCGAAGAGGAAGCGTCAGCAGCCTGGACCTGCTGGGAACGAGCCTGAACCGAGTGACCCGCATGATCCGGACTACGATGATGATATCAATGATTGA